The Oncorhynchus tshawytscha isolate Ot180627B linkage group LG18, Otsh_v2.0, whole genome shotgun sequence genome has a window encoding:
- the LOC112217836 gene encoding armadillo-like helical domain-containing protein 4 has protein sequence MGKMLFPATLHHLLLVGVCLCVYSTPVPPFHDYAPASQDSGCDGQAGEPMEGEPCVTPATPVSVTSTSVQSGPSDPSRLSYGMAEHVTGSWTDLSENVGAGGGTGPDVMGRKPGGIEPVTQARNVDSHEGISGPGGAKSHGREAETGVASESFSEGKETHRLPVEAPELYTDRDMKVGPEEDPMEDVPTVTTGAMIASLGERQGMTGAVKTHRAALHGASKAARAPEPDSQTGTHLAGDRRDLILEERPDLQGGKEGELRESLPDLGAPLLGQETETTRPSSSSPHSILTNSPLTSIPPSVWRSSRDASSLPPSGLEAAGPASTHPQDGETAFALPDPLLPDLGPALTGSSRQDDPDSLWTEPLQQNGAVDASAPPLQDASTEGTMSSEDLPLIFEPFDDVTPEGAGVATAVLAPGNSQLSVSMSNTGMLLSEVEFDQVGTGDTGPSRIPPLVLPDWTSPWQTSGAEISEPICPSGPPIDPPPSETEQPGGRETIQNPEETPPTSEPNPTSIASQQIIMTTVTKTTNLPVVKSGLEELESEEETEVDEEDENTEELEDSEEEQKETPIPAPTRPPYSLIPPPPVWVQRNQGLMRSWVELIREKAGYVSGMLAPVGIGIMGALLIVGALYSIRMIHRKRRNSFKHQRRRKTRHTEQPREPSSNGQDQAMLLADSSEDEF, from the exons ATGGGAAAGATGCTCTTCCCTGCAACTCTCCATCACCTCCTATTGGTAGGGGTCTGTCTCTGCGTCTACAGCACCCCAGTCCCGCCCTTCCATGACTACGCACCCGCCTCACAGGACAGTGGCTGTGATGGACAAGCTGGGGAGCCAATGGAGGGAGAGCCCTGTGTAACACCAGCAACACCTGTCAGTGTGACATCAACAAGTGTCCAATCTGGGCCCTCTGATCCCAGCAGACTGTCCTATGGGATGGCAGAACACGTGACTGGCAGCTGGACTGACCTATCAGAGAATGTTGGAGCAGGGGGAGGCACTGGCCCTGATGTGATGGGACGCAAACCAGGGGGGATAGAGCCGGTGACGCAGGCACGAAACGTGGACAGTCATGAGGGTATATCTGGACCGGGAGGGGCTAAGAGCCacgggagggaggcagagacaggggTTGCCTCTGAGAGCTTCTCTGAGGGGAAGGAGACTCACAGACTGCCTGTAGAAGCTCCAGAActctacacagacagagacatgaaaGTTGGGCCCGAAGAGGATCCTATGGAGGATGTACCTACTGTCACCACTGGTGCCATGATAGCTTCCCTAGGAGAGAGGCAAGGGATGACAGGGGCCGTGAAAACACACAGAGCTGCTCTACATGGTGCTTCCAAAGCAgccagagccccagaaccagatAGCCAGACAGGGACGCACCTTGCTGGGGATAGAAGAGACCTCATCCTGGAAGAGAGGCCAGATCTCcaaggaggaaaggaaggggaacTCAGAGAGAGCTTGCCCGACCTCGGAGCTCCTCTTctggggcaggagacagagacgaCCAGACCGAGCTCCTCATCTCCCCATAGTATCCTTACAAACTCCCCATTGACCTCGATCCCTCCGTCAGTATGGAGATCCAGCAGAGACGCTTCATCGCTGCCCCCTAGTGGTCTGGAGGCCGCTGGTCCTGCATCTACACACCCCCAAGATGGAGAGACAGCGTTTGCTCTCCCAGACCCCCTCCTGCCCGACCTTGGACCAGCCCTGACAGGATCCTCCAGACAGGATGACCCTGACAGCCTCTGGACTGAACCACTACAGCAAAATGGGG CCGTGGATGCCAGTGCCCCTCCCTTGCAGGACGCGTCCACAGAGGGCACAATGTCATCGGAGGACCTCCCTCTCATCTTCGAGCCCTTTGATGATGTCACACCTGAAGGGGCGGGGGTAGCGACAGCCGTTCTCGCACCCGGCAACTCACagctgtctgtctccatgtctaACACGGGGATGCTACTGTCAGAGGTGGAGTTCGACCAGGTGGGCACAGGTGACACGGGGCCATCCCGTATCCCACCACTGGTGCTACCAGATTGGACGTCGCCATGGCAGACATCCGGGGCTGAGATCTCTGAGCCTATCTGTCCTTCTGGTCCACCCATAGACCCTCCCCCTTCAGAGACAGAACAGCCAG GTGGTCGTGAGACCATACAGAACCCAGAGGAAACCCCGCCCACCTCCGAACCCAACCCTACAAGCATCGCCTCCCAGCAGATCATCATGACAACGGTCACCAAGACAACCAATCTGCCTGTGGTCAAATCAGGTCTGGAGGAACTGGAGTCTGAAG AGGAGACAGAAgtggatgaggaggatgagaacaCAGAGGAGTTAGAGGACAGCGAAGAGGAACAGAAGGAGACCCCTATCCCAGCCCCCACTCGACCTCCCTACAGCCTCATCCCCCCGCCTCCTGTCTGGGTGCAGCGCAATCAGGGCCTGA TGCGTAGCTGGGTGGAACTGATCAGAGAAAAG GCAGGGTATGTGTCTGGGATGTTGGCCCCGGTGGGCATTGGCATCATGGGGGCCCTGCTCATCGTTGGGGCCCTCTACAGCATCAGGATGATCCACCGTAAGAGGAGGAACAGCTTCAAACATCAGCGCAGGAGGAAGACCAGGCACACTGAG CAACCCAGGGAGCCAAGCAGCAACGGCCAGGATCAAGCCATGCTATTGGCTGACAGCTCTGAGGACGAGTTCTGA